One window of the uncultured Treponema sp. genome contains the following:
- a CDS encoding FAD-dependent protein, with amino-acid sequence MIKEVSIAIQPEKEKDENFIQEEIRLALKKQGVSFEEKDISTVFVKKSIDARHRNIKFFLRYKVYIGENPADEFSLPEWKTADGKKSVAIIGSGPAGLFGALKLLEHGIKPVVIERGSETSKRKRDIAMISTTGIVDENSNYCFGEGGAGTFSDGKLYTRSNKRGNINGILKIFEHFGADKKILTDAHPHIGTDKLPAIVNNIRNFILQQGGEFLFDTECVDFILEESGDEKIVKGVVVKNQGETKNIFADAVLFATGHSASDIYTLIAKISPESLEAKTFAMGVRVEHPRSLIDSIQFHGEKKQELGAAEYRLTSQIDERGVYSFCMCPGGFVVPSSTGPNEIVVNGMSAAGRNSKWSNSAIVVETRPEDIPNEFVDEAKSIGTEKIAGLLFRKFIEQKTFENGKGQKAPAQRLVDFLNHKASENLPPASYAPGIVANRLDEWLPAQISNRLEKAFVEFNKLMKGFVCNDALLIASETRTSTPVRILRGKENFECIGLRNLFPAGEGSGYSGGIVSSAMDGENACERIALKWSK; translated from the coding sequence ATGATAAAAGAAGTTTCCATTGCGATTCAGCCTGAAAAAGAAAAAGACGAAAATTTCATACAAGAAGAAATCCGCCTTGCATTAAAAAAGCAAGGAGTCAGTTTTGAAGAAAAAGACATTTCAACTGTATTTGTAAAAAAATCGATTGACGCGCGCCATAGAAACATAAAATTTTTTTTGCGCTACAAAGTTTACATCGGGGAAAATCCTGCTGACGAATTTTCTTTGCCTGAATGGAAAACTGCGGACGGAAAAAAATCTGTCGCCATAATCGGTTCTGGACCAGCAGGACTTTTTGGCGCACTGAAACTTTTGGAGCATGGAATAAAACCGGTTGTCATTGAGCGTGGTAGCGAAACTTCAAAACGAAAACGCGACATCGCCATGATAAGCACAACTGGAATCGTCGATGAAAATTCGAACTATTGTTTTGGCGAAGGCGGAGCTGGAACTTTCAGCGATGGAAAACTTTACACACGCAGCAACAAGCGCGGAAACATAAATGGCATTTTAAAAATCTTTGAGCATTTCGGGGCGGACAAAAAAATTCTTACTGACGCTCATCCTCACATCGGCACAGACAAGCTTCCGGCGATTGTAAACAACATTCGGAATTTTATTTTGCAGCAGGGCGGAGAATTTCTTTTTGACACTGAATGCGTTGATTTCATTTTGGAAGAATCCGGCGATGAGAAAATTGTAAAAGGCGTTGTTGTAAAAAATCAAGGCGAAACAAAAAATATTTTTGCGGATGCTGTTCTTTTTGCAACAGGACATTCTGCGTCTGACATTTACACTTTGATTGCAAAAATTTCCCCAGAGTCTCTTGAAGCAAAAACTTTTGCAATGGGCGTTCGTGTTGAGCATCCAAGAAGTTTGATTGATTCAATTCAGTTTCACGGAGAAAAAAAACAGGAGCTTGGAGCTGCGGAATACAGGCTCACTTCGCAAATTGACGAACGCGGCGTTTACAGTTTTTGTATGTGCCCGGGAGGTTTTGTTGTTCCAAGCAGCACCGGTCCTAACGAAATTGTCGTAAACGGAATGTCTGCCGCAGGACGCAACAGCAAATGGAGCAACTCGGCAATTGTTGTGGAAACTCGCCCGGAAGATATTCCTAATGAATTTGTTGATGAAGCGAAATCGATTGGAACTGAAAAAATTGCGGGACTTCTTTTTAGAAAATTTATTGAGCAGAAAACTTTTGAAAATGGAAAAGGTCAAAAAGCTCCGGCTCAGCGTCTTGTGGATTTTTTGAATCACAAGGCAAGTGAAAATCTTCCGCCTGCAAGCTATGCTCCCGGAATTGTTGCAAATCGTTTGGATGAATGGCTTCCTGCTCAAATTTCAAATCGCCTTGAAAAAGCTTTTGTAGAATTCAACAAGCTGATGAAAGGCTTTGTCTGCAATGACGCGCTTTTGATTGCTTCGGAAACACGCACAAGCACTCCTGTAAGAATTCTGCGTGGCAAGGAAAATTTTGAATGCATTGGGCTGCGGAATCTTTTTCCGGCTGGAGAAGGAAGCGGATATTCCGGCGGCATTGTAAGTTCTGCAATGGACGGCGAAAATGCCTGTGAAAGGATTGCGCTGAAATGGAGCAAATAG